A section of the Styela clava chromosome 9, kaStyClav1.hap1.2, whole genome shotgun sequence genome encodes:
- the LOC144427117 gene encoding putative neutral ceramidase C: MVKEEMEDGCHSIEIVSDAKHHCKSGDETCSESETNIVYEVSESSSLLNEAGNEDTVSRSSTSFDNNVESDYEDHPLRALSCASIAAVESIYESEVTASENGNAEVYIPVPSPDVIFKNIPSRSKRNRVNNTNTGCIPLSAIFRSEFGPHESAHHGEMEDSSFGYKNWLMHLGRRRRCEILILIGFLMWLAFFIVLAIVLNGNSSKTNEDVDPEWLDKALNNGNGQNLSAIFLAKDMSLFPMNTTLSSNNTTANQSFTLIMPSSRAFNSDVTNKDKETGEDGKKSEIVKSEYLIGVGRADMTGPAADVNLMGYAKSTQRAGGIHLRQYARAFIVEDRKTKVRTAFINIDACMASTLVKLEVLKALKSLYGNLYTAENLCISGTHTHSAPAGFLQDVLFQVTSWGYVDETLVAMVNGIVKSIQRAHNSTQPGYILMNMGELVGSSINRSPMAYLNNPEEEKAKYKHDVDTEMTLLKFMNEKDQAIGMINWFPVHCTSMNNTNTLISGDNKGYAEQLFEKYMNPEALPGRGNFVAAFAQSNEGDVSPNTKGPHCVDTGKACDNIHSTCNGQVQNCIASGPGKDMFESTKIIGNNQFKKAKELFENAKDVVTGPVKFIHQYVDMTKYEVVLNSTTKVRTCKPAMGFSFAAGTTDGPGGFDFKQGDTAGNKFWHTVRNFLHSPSPEQIRCHAPKPILLDTGEMKSPYDWQPEIVDTQIFQIGQLLILALPGEFSTMTGRRLQNGVIETLKEIDPKSKYTAVIAGLANTYSDYITTFEEYQVQRYEGASTIYGPYTARAYIQQYQKLAKSLAKNAPIKSNCHPTNLKSKLLQFQTPVIVDMSYLSSFGDVIENTKDNYTIGEEVSVSFVAGNPRSSLVARQDNNTFLLVQKRQHNGSWKTIHTDADWETKFIWKRTSTMYATSEVTILWATDETTSPGIYRICHHGFYKSLLYGIQEYSGQSRTFIVS, from the coding sequence ATGGTTAAGGAAGAAATGGAAGATGGCTGTCATTCAATTGAGATTGTTAGTGATGCTAAACATCACTGTAAATCAGGAGATGAAACATGTTCAGAATCTGAGACAAATATTGTCTATGAAGTTTCTGAATCTTCCTCTCTTCTGAATGAAGCAGGGAATGAAGATACAGTTTCACGGTCTTCAACAAGTTTTGACAATAATGTTGAATCTGATTATGAAGATCATCCTCTTAGAGCATTGTCTTGTGCTTCCATTGCCGCAGTAGAATCGATTTATGAAAGTGAAGTAACAGCTTCAGAAAATGGAAATGCTGAAGTTTATATTCCTGTGCCAAGCCCTgatgttatatttaaaaatattccatcCAGAAGTAAAAGAAATAGAGTCAATAATACGAATACTGGGTGCATTCCACTCAGTGCAATTTTTCGTTCTGAGTTTGGGCCCCATGAATCTGCTCATCATGGAGAAATGGAAGATTCTTCATTTGGCTATAAAAATTGGTTAATGCATCTTGGAAGGCGTCGAAGATGTGAGATATTAATTCTTATTGGGTTTTTAATGTGGTTGGCGTTTTTCATAGTTCTTGCAATTGTGCTAAATGGCAACAGCAGTAAGACGAATGAAGATGTTGATCCAGAATGGTTAGACAAAGCTTTAAATAATGGGAATGGCCAAAATCTTAGCGCAATATTTCTGGCGAAAGACATGTCCTTATTTCCCATGAACACCACACTTTCTTCAAACAATACTACTGCAAATCAATCATTTACATTAATTATGCCGAGTTCTCGTGCGTTCAATTCGGATGTCACAAATAAAGATAAAGAAACGGGGGAGGACGGGAAGAAATCCGAAATTGTTAAGTCTGAATACTTGATCGGAGTCGGCAGAGCTGACATGACTGGCCCAGCTGCTGATGTAAATTTAATGGGTTATGCCAAATCTACCCAAAGAGCAGGGGGTATTCATTTACGTCAATATGCTCGTGCCTTCATAGTTGAGGATCGTAAGACAAAAGTTCGAACAGCGTTCATCAACATTGATGCTTGTATGGCTTCCACTCTCGTCAAATTAGAGGTCCTCAAAGCTTTGAAATCTTTATATGGAAATTTGTACACGGCTGAAAACTTATGTATCAGTGGAACACACACTCATTCAGCACCTGCAGGTTTCTTGCAAGATGTACTTTTCCAAGTAACATCCTGGGGTTATGTAGATGAAACTTTAGTTGCAATGGTCAATGGCATAGTCAAAAGTATACAGAGAGCGCATAATTCAACGCAACCTGGATATATACTTATGAATATGGGCGAACTCGTTGGTTCAAGTATTAACAGAAGCCCAATGGCTTATCTTAACAACCCAGAGGAAGAAAAAGCAAAGTATAAACATGATGTTGATACTGAAATGACATTATTGAAATTTATGAATGAGAAAGATCAAGCTATAGGAATGATCAACTGGTTTCCAGTACATTGTACAAGCATGAATAACACTAACACCCTCATTAGTGGTGACAATAAAGGATACGCTGAACAGCTTTTTGAAAAATACATGAATCCTGAAGCCCTTCCTGGTCGTGGAAACTTTGTTGCAGCATTCGCTCAAAGCAATGAGGGTGATGTCTCCCCAAATACAAAAGGTCCCCATTGTGTGGACACAGGAAAAGCATGTGACAACATTCATAGCACCTGCAATGGACAAGTACAGAATTGTATTGCTTCTGGACCAGGAAAAGACATGTTCGAGAGTACGAAAATTATTGGAAATAATCAGTTCAAAAAAGCAAAAGAGCTTTTTGAGAATGCAAAGGATGTTGTTACAGGACCGGTAAAATTTATTCATCAATATGTCGACATGACTAAATATGAAGTCGTTTTAAATTCAACCACAAAGGTTCGGACGTGCAAACCTGCGATGGGTTTCAGCTTCGCAGCAGGTACCACAGACGGCCCTGGTGGATTTGACTTTAAACAAGGAGATACAGCAGGTAACAAGTTTTGGCACACTGTCCGTAATTTCCTCCATTCCCCTTCTCCTGAGCAAATAAGATGCCATGCACCAAAACCAATACTCTTAGACACCGGAGAAATGAAAAGCCCGTATGACTGGCAGCCTGAAATTGTTGACacccaaatttttcaaatcggTCAATTATTGATTTTGGCGCTTCCCGGTGAGTTTTCAACTATGACTGGTCGGAGACTTCAAAATGGGGTGATTGAGACATTAAAGGAAATTGATCCTAAAAGCAAGTACACTGCTGTAATTGCAGGATTGGCAAACACATATTCCGATTACATCACAACTTTCGAGGAATATCAGGTACAGCGTTATGAAGGTGCCTCAACAATTTATGGTCCATATACAGCAAGAGCGTACATACAACAATATCAAAAATTGGCAAAATCTCTTGCTAAAAACGCCCCAATTAAAAGTAATTGCCACCCAACCAACCTCAAGTCAAAATTACTCCAATTCCAGACACCAGTGATTGTGGATATGTCATACCTTTCCAGTTTTGGAGATGTTATAGAAAATACGAAAGATAATTACACCATTGGTGAAGAAGTATCAGTCTCTTTCGTAGCAGGAAATCCAAGAAGTAGCCTGGTTGCAAGACAAGATAATAATACATTCTTACTTGTACAAAAAAGACAGCATAACGGATCTTGGAAAACAATTCACACTGACGCAGATTGGGAGACAAAATTTATTTGGAAAAGGACTTCTACAATGTATGCAACGAGCGAAGTTACTATATTATGGGCTACAGACGAGACTACGTCACCGGGTATATATAGAATCTGCCATCATGGATTTTATAAATCGTTACTCTATGGTATTCAGGAATACTCTGGACAATCAAGGACCTTTATTGTTTCATAG